The DNA segment TCACTGTGAAGTGCTGCCATGGGCAAGTTTCTAAGGGAACCATCCAATAGAAACACGATCGTTTCAATTCCAGACAATTCTGCTTCAAAGGGCTTGATCAACCAGCCGTAGACCCTTTTAGCCAGTGGCAATCGCTCATTTAGAAATGAATTGCGTCGGAGTGAACGTTGCATGTCGGCGATCGTGGCTTCAATTTCTGTACGCGGCAGTTTGGTAGTATGGCGATGTAAGGATTGGTCTGGCAGCGAAAGTAGCACCTCTAGCCGGTCGGGCAAGAGAATGGGATAGATGATAGCAGCACCCTTGTCAATAGTCTCCACTGGCTTGGGTTGTAAATCCAAACAAGCTTCTCGAAAATAGTTCTTTAACTCTGCCAGTTGCAGAGCTTCAATCAATTGCCGTGCTTGGGCGAGTTTTGATTGGTCAACTGGTTTGTCAACGGGCAACAACAACGACATCAATTCCCGATAAACGGGTTCCACACCCTCGCGAAATGAAAGCTGAACATCTGGGTTAATGGCTGTCAAATCACTGCTGATAGCATCTAAAGTATTCACGGCCTCCTGATAGGCAGCGATCGCTCGCCCGTAATCCCCCATTTTCACTAACAGCCGCCCCAGTTGCCACTGCCATTGATAAAGGGTTCCAGGTATGTTCAACCCTTGGGCTAAAACCAGTGCTTGCTGAGTGAGGTCGATCGCCTCTGCCCACTGTTGACTAGCCTCATACAGCCCCCCTAGCCGACCTAACGCATAGGACTCAGCTCGAGGATTGCGAATTTGTTTTGCTTGCTGACTGGCAGAGGCAAACATCCGAGCAATCTCCAAAATTTTGTCTGAAGGAACATCATCAAGTTGATATTTCTCAGGCTGTAACCGGGTATCAGTTGGTGCTGCGGGTTTTGTAACGGGTGTTTTTGCCTGCGTTGCCCTCAATGACCAGTAGCGCGTTAGGCTTTCAGCAAAATCGATTTTGGCATAAATAGCAAATTCGCTTACGGGTATAGCTGCCAGGTAGCTATGCAATTCAGGTAACAGAGAGGATGCTTGATCAAGTTGCTCGAGGTCAAGCAATAGCCGCAGTTGATTGAGCTGAGCTTGGAGTTTGACTGCACAGTCGATCGTTTCTTCCTGAGTCGAGAGGTTGATGGTACTGGGGGTAATGGATGGACAAGTGACTTGGCGGTAATAGCGTAAAGCAGCAGTGGTTTGGCGTTGGGCACGGGCTGTGTTGCCAAGCTGAAGCAGGGCTAACTGTCGCTCGTTGCTGGCTCCGATGCGATCGGCAATAGCCAGACTTTCAGTGAGAGCCTCTTGGGAACTATCCAATACCCGGATCAGGCGTAGAGCATTACCCAGATGCAGAAATCCCATAGCCTTGAGAGCAGAATCAGGCTGAGTCTCAAGCTTTTTAGCAGTAGCTTTTAGGGTTTGGTGGGCACGAGCATACAGCCCCATTGCCTGTAAAGCATTATCCTGGTTAATCTCGGCTTGAATAACCTGACTCGTTGCACCAATAGCTTGATAGATATTTTGTGCTTGTTGCCAGGTTGCCAGAGCAGTGTCAGCGTGGCTTTGATGCAACTGTAGGTGGCCCTGAATCATCAGAAGTTGTGCCCATGCAAGGCTCGTAGTCGAGTTGTTCGGAAGTTGCTGCACGAGGTTAAGGCTGGTAGCAATTGCCTCATTAGCCTTATCCCATTGCCCTAATTGCCCATAGGTCAGTGCTAAATACCCTAGGGTAAGGGCACGGTTGCGACGATCGCCCTGGATGGTAAAGGCCCGCAACTGATGCTGCCAAACTTGAAGAGCATCAGCATACCGTCCAGCTTCATAGAGGGCGCGCCCTTCGTTAGGCGTTGACTGTTGATGGTTAGATAAAGTGGGAACCTGGAATTGACTGTCTGCAATTAGCCAACTGTTATCAGCAGGGTTAGATGCCCTTGATGTGAGATTGTGGAAGCGAGGCACCGGCTCGGTACGGAGTGAATGTCCACTAACAGCAACCACAAGACCCGCTGCAATCGCCAGTAGGATAGTTAAAAACCGTCGAAACTGAGCACGTTGTCGCATAGTGTTATGGCCCTGAGCGAGTTGGAGATGAACAGGACGATGATAATGGCCACGATTGTAGAGAACCATAGCCTACTAAGATAACTTTGCCGTCAGGCAATCTCACCCACTGATGAGCTGGGGACAACTCAGGTGGGGACGATGACTGAGGCG comes from the Cyanobacteriota bacterium genome and includes:
- a CDS encoding CHAT domain-containing protein, with product MVLYNRGHYHRPVHLQLAQGHNTMRQRAQFRRFLTILLAIAAGLVVAVSGHSLRTEPVPRFHNLTSRASNPADNSWLIADSQFQVPTLSNHQQSTPNEGRALYEAGRYADALQVWQHQLRAFTIQGDRRNRALTLGYLALTYGQLGQWDKANEAIATSLNLVQQLPNNSTTSLAWAQLLMIQGHLQLHQSHADTALATWQQAQNIYQAIGATSQVIQAEINQDNALQAMGLYARAHQTLKATAKKLETQPDSALKAMGFLHLGNALRLIRVLDSSQEALTESLAIADRIGASNERQLALLQLGNTARAQRQTTAALRYYRQVTCPSITPSTINLSTQEETIDCAVKLQAQLNQLRLLLDLEQLDQASSLLPELHSYLAAIPVSEFAIYAKIDFAESLTRYWSLRATQAKTPVTKPAAPTDTRLQPEKYQLDDVPSDKILEIARMFASASQQAKQIRNPRAESYALGRLGGLYEASQQWAEAIDLTQQALVLAQGLNIPGTLYQWQWQLGRLLVKMGDYGRAIAAYQEAVNTLDAISSDLTAINPDVQLSFREGVEPVYRELMSLLLPVDKPVDQSKLAQARQLIEALQLAELKNYFREACLDLQPKPVETIDKGAAIIYPILLPDRLEVLLSLPDQSLHRHTTKLPRTEIEATIADMQRSLRRNSFLNERLPLAKRVYGWLIKPFEAELSGIETIVFLLDGSLRNLPMAALHSEDHYLIEDYRIALTPSLSLLRPSPLNEGGLRVLKAGISQATEGFLPLPGVETEIATIAPNLPSVTLLNQDFTAERLEQQLKSAPFPVIHLATHGQFSSNPNETFILAWNQRISLSKLEEILKILEYRPTPIELLILSACQTAAGDDRASLGLAGVAVRSGARSTLATLWAVEDQSTADLMIEFYRQVTQPGITRAEALRRAQLKLLRGNYEHPYFWAPFVLVGNWL